In Salarias fasciatus chromosome 2, fSalaFa1.1, whole genome shotgun sequence, one genomic interval encodes:
- the LOC115404703 gene encoding uncharacterized protein LOC115404703, which yields MNETSPSLCSISVFLNLCASSKVLLLVPGFGLNIFILISLASSLLSGQSKIRSNVAAFVLGSTVCNLVSLGLWPMTIHWRQHGHWLLGSRLCEVMVAAKHLASSASFHYVSFITFSVYLTVVCGRQRLVDSRAFLALQLLFPLLPVGLKELALWLLGRHVDHLDPANLTCFSFINDQAVRVLFLVKTAVFLPLSLYFYAHVLHTIVKSAKVMHRSQRVNVQLAKVFSLISLITFTAHVPGAVFAMMKHSSVCQEMVRDLLLDLPLLSSPIILLCMNKELRNQCVLLLHRNPPNHDAGRKNKADEQHRTLTTEDTDPVPCHPEH from the exons ATGAATGAGacgtctccctccctctgctccatcTCCGTCTTCCTCAACCTCTGCGCCTCCTCTAAGGTCCTTCTTCTGGTTCCCGGCTTCGGCCTGAACATCTTCATCCTGATTTCCCTGGCGTCCAGTTTGCTCAGCGGGCAGAGCAAGATAAGGAGCAACGTGGCGGCGTTCGTCCTCGGCAGCACCGTCTGCAACCTGGTCAGCCTCGGCCTGTGGCCCATGACCATCCACTGGCGGCAGCACGGACACTGGCTGCTGGGCTCCCGCCTGTGCGAGGTCATGGTGGCCGCCAAGCACCTCGCCAGCTCCGCTTCCTTCCACTACGTGTCCTTCATCACCTTCTCCGTCTACCTGACGGTGGTGTGCGGCCGCCAGCGGCTGGTGGACAGCAGGGCGTTCCtggcgctgcagctgctcttcccGCTGCTCCCCGTGGGGCTGAAGGAGCTGGCCCTGTGGCTGTTGGGGCGCCACGTGGACCACCTGGATCCCGCCAACCTCACCTGCTTCTCCTTCATCAACGACCAGGCCGTGCGCGTCCTCTTCCTGGTGAAGACGGCGGTGTTTTTGCCGCTGAGCTTGTATTTCTACGCTCATGTGCTGCACACCATCGTGAAGAGTGCGAAGGTGATGCACAGGAGCCAGAGAGTCAACGTCCAGCTGGCCAAGGTGTTCAGCCTCATATCTCTCATCACCTTCACGGCGCATGTACCTG GTGCTGTGTTTGCAATGATGAAGCACTCCTCTGTGTGTCAGGAGATGGTCAGGGATTTGCTGCTGGACCTGCCTTTGCTGTCCAGCCCCATAATCCTCCTCTGCATGAATAAGGAGCTGAGAAACCAGTgtgtcctgctgcttcaccgCAACCCTCCCAACCACGATGCGGGAAGGAAAAACAAGGCGGACGAGCAGCACAGGACCCTCACCACTGAAGACACAGACCCGGTGCCCTGCCATCCAGAACATTAA